TTCCATTATTCTGTTTCAGTGAGCATGGAATATGAGAAAACATTTCTGACAGAAAGTTGACTGCCCTTTTTCCAGAATGATACATGAATTTCTCTCAAGCTGGGTATTCCTTTTTAGCAAAACagctattgtcttttttttttggccagaaagagaagaactttTGGGCTTGTGTATTGTAGAGATGATTTACTCAAATAGGGAAATTACTGTTTCTGCAAAATTAAAAAGCTGAATTTGGAATGTTTGCAAGTGTTTGTTCAGTGAACAGGGCATGAGAGGTAAAGATGCTCAGAAACGTAATTATGTCAGGTCTCAAGGAGGCATATTGTCAATAACAAAGATGTCCCAGTGCAGGGAGCGGTCATGAGATTTAGGAGCCTCATTTCATTCTGAAACGGCTTCCTGTTTTGTAGAGTATTGTAAATACATTTCActgttcataattttttaataaaactacTTGCATAATGACCACACATTAGTAGTGTTTTGGAGAATGAAAGTGGAAGAGCTGTGGCCTCATTGGGGGAAGTAGGTAGAGAGATGGCATCAGTTACAGGAGATAAATACTGAGGAGTAATTGCCTCAAGAAAGGAAGACATAATTTATGCAGAAAAGTGTTGGATAATGAAAACCCTTCCCTATGACTCACTCCTTGTGGAAGGCCCTAGAAATACTATGGAGATCACAGGATTTCCCTGGATAGGATGAAGCTcaagttatttaatatttaaaatgttaaaccatCAGGGCTGGATGACCTTGGAACAACtggattatttatatttttattgggttCTATGTGCTACATCCATATGGATTCCTAGGTGCAAAAACATCACATTGCAGCTGGGAGAATAatgacaaagtgaaaaaaatatatggtgAATAAACCAAGCTGTTATAAAGGATgtaggattatttttttaaagcaaaaaagtaCTACTTTAAAAATCCTTAATATGCTGTATCGGTgacaatgtaaatattttctaagctattttaaataatattcattatttaaGAATTTAATATTCAGGATTATTTTCTTAGTCTCCAGTAAGTACTTCTGTATTTTGAAACTTGGCAAAAATGGTTTTtgacttgtttgtttttagatgttTGGCATAGCTAAATCCTTggctaatgtttttaaatgaccaCTCATATTCCATCCCCTGACTGTAATATGAGCATGATTGATTTTCACTTAGCAAGTTCTATGTATATAAAACAGTTGCTCTTGTTTAgagctttgtttctttgtttgcttttttaaactagTGTTCACCTGCATAAACTTGTTTTTTGGatgaaaacaaaatgtgtatCCAAAACAAACGACTATAACTGAGCCATTTGCAAAACTTTGTAGACATTGCAGAGCTTCATCTactttcttatgtattttataacaaTTTGAGGTTTCCCAAGAGTGAGTTCAGTCTGGTCCCTAATCTTTCATTTTGTCAGcctcaaaattaaaatgaaatctgtTCATTTATGTAACAAGCTATGctttgaaattaataatttttatctttgacttgcaaaagtaagttaaaattattactttttgtATTAGTTTGTAATAATTAAATgttgtaacattttaaaagaggcaGCTTAGCTGAATATTAAGCAACTTAAGCACTTAGCAATGGAACTATGTATCTCcctatttggatttcttttaaggGGAGGGGAATCATGTCAGGTATTTTACTTGCACAACATTGTTATCCTTAGTAGTTTCTGCTTTTTCTTGAGTTAAAATTAGTGGCTCTGAGGGTTCTGAGGGAAGCTATGGTTCTATTGAAGGTGTCACAGCTGAGAGTCAATCTGGTAAGCCCTGAGTTTCCCCTGTGCCCAATTTAGGACAGAGATTTCTCTAAGTTGCTGTGAAATCTTCAAGTCTCCCAGAATAATAGAGATAATCCTCTTACTTTAGGACCAGAAAAAAGCTTCCCCAATTGCATCCTAAATGTGTTTAATGTAATTTGTTTTACGTAAACTTTCTCTGCTGTTGTTGACTGGGATCAGGTTTGGAATGATCGTGGTTGTGGTGCACTGTGGTTGTGGGCTGGGGAAAGGGAGTTTGAGTTTGTATCCCTGTAATTACTGAACCCCAGCTGTATGAAACTCCATCCTCCACTCTTCTTTAATGGCctttctctacacacacacacacacacacacacacacacacacagagtcttcaCATCTTTCATTTTGTGAGATAACTGCCTACCATGAATTGTATGCAACCCATCATTAATCTTTGCAAGCACAACCAGGTAGATGATCCTTCCAGCTCTTGAGTGAAAGGAATGAGATGAAAGTACTTAATGAATTTAGCAATATTAAATAAACAGTTATTGTATTGGTCAttcctttgtttatttaaaataaaacaaaaaccttttttaCCCACTAAGTCATTGGCAATTTGTGGCAATGTGCTGTATGTGAGAAACTTAATAAGGCAATGTAAGAGACTGATAGAAAGGTAGATTTTCATAATGCAACATTCACGTGGACAGATTCCAAAATTGGTCACTTATTGTCAACATTATTACTAAAAATTAATTATGTCAGCAAATGTTCATGTTTTGGACAGAAGTGGTGTTTTTCTAAGTCTGGAACATTTGGTTTTCCCTCAAGCATTGGGACATGTCACTTTATATTTAGCATGGCGTGAGATGAATTATTTGGCTTATATGTATATGTTGTACAAAATATCCACCTTTAAACATGAAAAGCTCACTTAGTGGAGAAGTTTTACAGTTAGTGCAGTGATTTCCCCTCTTCCTCAGTGAGTGGGAGGCTGTTGGAATCACCTGGGCTGTTTAAAGTCTCTCTTTGACATAGAGTGGAATAGACCCTCTTCAAATATTAATATAGAAAATGCACAGGGTGTTAGAATTGCTCTTAGGGGTTGTGTTGTAGTTTTCTCTGCACTGTCACATCTCTCTGTCTATGTGTTTCTCAAGGGATAACTTTGAGGTAAGTGAGGAAGAGGATCCTAGTTCCCATCTTATAGGTGATGAAACTGATTCTCAGAGATGATCATGGTTTGTTCCAACTCACAAttaataagtggtagagctgagacTAGATCTTAGGTGTTTTGAATCTATATCTcacaggactttttaaaaaaattgttataaaaatttaatgtactttaaaaaatcagtgaaatatgAACAATTTTAGCCAGTAAAAATGGCTCTGAacaataataagagaaaaatactcaaataagaaaaatctttagaaactatctttcatatttcatatttcatcacTATTGCCTAACTGAGAATGTTTGAATATAGTCTTATATGGTATAGGctatacaataaataaaaacacataaaggATAAAGGTAGTCTATCGTACTTATTATTATAGGTGCTTACAAAGCCCTAGGGTCAGCTCAACTGTAAGTTCTTATTTTCAACATCTTACCAAATTTTCACATCAGTGATATTTGATAGGCACTAGCATGATGAGCCCAGTGCGGCAGAGACTGCTAGCTATTAGGTTGAGACAACATGGTGAGACCTAGAGGGTATCATGGTAAGTGAATTACAtcaggcagagaagagaaatattgtatgatttcacttttatgtgAATTCTACAACAAGCAGATAAACAATCATAATGAAGCAGAAAGTGagttgcagatacagagaacaaacagattgttgccagagcagagggagaggggaaattAGAGAAATAGGTGACAAAGattgaggtacaaacttccagttacaacaCAAATGAGTGATAAGTGCACAGTGTGGGGAATAGTGTGGATAATGATATAACTTTCTGTGGTTACATATAGTATCTAGAcgtattgtggtgattattttgaaatggaTAGAAATACTGGATCGCTATGTTTTGTACCAGGAAGTAATGTAGTGTTGtctgtcaattatattttaaaaacaagcaagcaaacatatagaaaaagagatcatccTTGTGATTACCAGTGGCAGTGTGTAGGGGAAGAGGGAATTGGATGATGGTTGTCATGGATTGGCAGGCCCTCTTTCTTcttgtttatgtttattttgtgtttaagaAATACAGTCACGTTAGTCAGACATCAATATATCATAACTCCCACTGAAGACTTTATTGTGTATAATCAGACTTTCTTTGAGATGGAGACCTAGGGCTGGTACAAGGATAGCCTTGAAAAGAacctactgtctttttttttttttttaatgtcataagCATTTGTGAAGTTTCCTGGTGGGTATTCTAACCTCAATTCATacaatttcataattttctctttaccttAGATTCCTTTCCAAAATGTTACATCATATATATACCTTTGCTTATCTCATTTAGTTAGAATAGTAGTTTCAAATAGTATACAATACATTGGGAAGATTCTAAACTAGAGATAGAGAGCTAAGGAGATGTTTCAaagaaattttcaattaaaatttcaatggTGTAATCTTAATTTTCATTCATCAGAAATTCAGTGCCTAGTGTTCTCTTCCATCTCTCCCTTTTAGGGGTTGCcatgctaaaaacaaacaaacaaaaaattcccaTAATTGTGGTAGCACAACTCATTGTTTTGTGTGTGGAGGCAGTTCTTTGTTGGAGCATTTTGAAGACACATTTTTGAGAGTTTCATGCTTTTCTAATAAGAGAACGCTTTTTATTATAGAATGATATTCTTCTCCCTCATTCCCCTAAATATATGTAATGTGTATAGACTCATATAgtatatattcacacacaaacGTGTATTTCTAAAATGGGTAAAATCTCCCAAGACAATTGAGTGGTCTCTGAAAAGTAAATAttctccaactttcttttttatgtatttgagaAAGTTAAAGTTTGTATAATACTTAATGTGTGTAAAATACCTCAATCAATCAAAATAGTACTTTCATGGCTTCTCATCAAAGATAACTGTGACTCAATTTCTTCTTTAGTTTTAACCAAGACTTAATCATAGTTTGAGAATTATATCTTTACTACATAGCTTCAGTTTTCAAGCAGATAATGGAGAACCACTGAAGGTTCTTGAACTAGAGAGGGACAGAGCTATGATATCAGACCTTATTCTAGCAGCAGTGTCCATGGCTCAATAAGAGGGTGTATGTGGGGAAATGCTAGAATAATAATTAGGGGTCACTGTAGTTCAACATAACAGTATTTCAGTTTAAAAAGCCAGTTGTGTGGTGGCTGAGGGACATGGGAGGAGGTCATCATGGTTGCACATGCTGTGACTTAGTGAAAgaaattttgaatatattctGAAGGCTCTTAGACAAAAATAACATGATTTTCAgtgatatttattgaattctttctaTGTGCTCTGCATTGTTCTTAGATCCAGGATCCAAGTTGTTAACAAGAGAGAATAAATGTTTGTCTTTATAGAATTTAAAGTTTATAGAGAAATAGTTATTAAGGAGAAAATGTCTGGTGAATAATATGATAGAGAATCTACCGGAATTTATGACAACATGAATAATGGCAGCTGACATTTACTGACtatcatatgccaggcactgtcccaaccattttatttagtttttttttttcatttaagtaaCATAACAGCATAATGAAAGAGATGCTGTTTTGtccattcttattttacagaaatgaaccaagagattaagtaacttgttcaaagtgTTGTAGTTTGTAAGAGTGGAAGAAGGAAGGTAGGATTCACAACACTCTAACTCGATAGCCCCTACTCTTTTCTATGATGAGAAGAAATTGATAAGCTCAGTTACTGAAATGTTACAGAAAATGACCCAGCAGGAGAGTCAGGTAGAAATTTCCAGTAAGTGTTTAAAAGCATAAACTATAGAAGGGAtatacaacattgcaaattatTTCAGAGTTACCCCAGAGAGAGAACAAGTGAAATGAGTTACtgcaacatttgaaaaatttcagataaagaaataaagaaatctgGAAGTAGGACTCTTATGGAAATATGTCCATTTAGGAGATGGGAATAAAGAGGGAATGAAGCAATGTAGTAGCTTTCCCTTCAAAGCGGAAGAGAATGAGGATATAGGAATTTACTTTGGATCTACCTGAGGGATAGACAATTCCGAGAGTAAAGcgaaaataagtaaaagaatacGTTGGTAAGCACTGGGATATATAATTTCATTATTCCCCTTTATACATATAATCTACCCCCTAGGGAAGAGACTGAACAAGCTTCTAGCCTGTTTTTATCCAATTACATCATTACACTCATATTAAATCTTCTGTGTCTAATCAAGTAGCAAGTGTGAAAATGAAAGGCTGTATTTTCCTCTGCTACTTGAAAGGGCTGAAAATAATCAGAGATTATAGTAGTTCAGAAAGATTTCCAGGGCATAGGTGAATTAAAGTCTAGATTGTCTCCTCTTAAAAGTCAAAGGAATCAAACATCAAGAACCTGAAATTACATTTCCAGTACCAACAGGATAAAGACCGAGGATAAGGGAGATAGCCCTGAAGTTTTCTGATCAAAGTAGGGTGAATATCTGAATTcaatttacaatactgtgttcctTGTTTTGAGATGAAAGTCCAAGGACCTAACAGATGCCCATTCTTTCTCGTTTTGTGCAGATCTGAGACTCAAGTGAAACTGGTGGAAAAATCTGTTGGAGAGGAATCAGAAACTGTTTAGAGACATTAGGGGGCTTAAAGGATATATCAGTCAGGAAGTTTCCTCTAAGTAGGTGGAACTGTCACTCTTCtacttttgtggggttttttttttttagatttatttattatttattatttatttatttatttatttatctacccATTTTTAGCTGCATtcggtcttctttgctgtgcacagactttctctacttgtggcaattggaggctactcttcattgtggtgtgcaggcttctcaatctggtggcttctcttgttgtggagcatgggttctaggctcccaggcttcagtaactgtggtgggcaggctcagtacttatggctcacaggctctagtgcaggctcagtagttgtggcataagggcttagttgctcctcgccatgtgggatcttcccagaccaggattcaaacctgtctcccttgcattggcaggtggattcctaaccactgtaccaccagggaaatccctacctTTATGACTTTTATTCTGAGACATGGGGAGTAACTTAACTTCTCATAGATTCTGGTCCCCTCATCTTGGATTAGAAACAATGCTCTTGGTTCCTACCACATTAGGTCTAATCTGCATTAGAGGAGAGCACAAGGTTGCAAGGATCACTATCTCTAATTTTACTGGTGAGGGAAGAGTTCAAGTGAATGAGGAAATGTTGAGATGAGAGTAGAACAATTGTCCTAAACCATCCCTCTTCTCCTTTGGTTTTTCCAGCTGGTATGTTTGCATTGGCAGCACTGGCCTTCCTTCTGGCTATGTTTGTGATGCTCTTTGCTATATTTAGcttataaaagtataataaagGGCAAGTCCACATTACTCTGTATTGTGAGACAATGGTAAAGTCAGATTCTCTGGGACCAGATTGGTATAGTGTTAGGCATTCACAGTGTATATTCTCTTTTGTAGGATGAGCCACTATGGGAAGAGCTGACTTTTTCCCTAATGGAATACTTTTCTGCTATATCCACAGATTCCCTTAGAGAAGAATGGCTCTTGGAAATAACTCTTTCTTGACTGAATTCATTCTTTTGGGATTAACAGACCAACCAGATCTCCAACTTCCCCTGTTCTTCCTGTTTCTAGGAATGTATATGGTCACTGTGATGGGAAATTTGGGCTTGATAATTCTAATTGTGCTAAATTCACATCTACAtacccccatgtactttttcctctttaactTGTCCTACGTGGATCTCTGCTATTCTTCTGTGTTTACACCCAAAATGCTGATTAACTTCATATCAAAGAACATTATTTCTTACATGGGGTGCATGACCCAGCTctactttttcagtttttttgtcatttctgaaATCCATGTGCTGACATCAatggcctatgatcgctatgtggccatctgtaagccactTTTGTATAACATTGTCATGTCTCCTAAAGTGTGTTCCAGCCTTATGCTTGGTTCATACTTGATGGCATTTTCTGGTGCCATGGCTCACACTGGATGCATGCTGAGACTGACCTTCTGTGATGCCAGCATCATCAACCATTATCTCTGTGAcatcctccctctgctccagctctCCTGCACAAGTACCTACATCAATGAGCTGGTAGTTTTCATCGTGGTGGGTATCAATATCACTGTGCCCAGTCTCACCATCTTTATCTCCTATGGTCTCATTTTCTCCAACATCCTCCACATCTGCTCCACAGAGGGCAAGTCCAAAGCCTTCAGCACCTGTAGTTCCCACATAATTGctgtttctctgttctttggatCAGGTGCATTTATGTATCTCAAACCATCTTCTGCTGGGTCTCTGGATGAGAGAaaaatctcttctcttttttacaCCAATGTGGTTGCCATGATGAATCCCTTAATCTATAGCTTgagaaataaagatgtgaaaattgCTTTGAGAAAAACTGTAAGtaggatacattttttttattagaatcaGTGTCTCTTTGTGCAGGTAGTCACAGGATAGGTAGAttctcttttcaattttgataatttttttagcaGTCTCcttatcttatttctttctcatcaTGTTGAAGGAAATTTGTGACTTACCTCaatttatttatacttattaCATAGGAAGTCTATCCTTATTCACCATTTGCACAGTTTCCTTTCCTCATGAGTTCCCATTTATTAATACTATGAAGAAAGACATTTATTatctctggtttttttgttttttgtttttgtagtagtTTGAACTTATCCTTCCCTGTGAAAATAGAAGACTGGTCTACAGATGATCAAATCAGGGAACTTTAGGGTGACATATTGTCACTGGGGATTTTTATCTGCCCATTGCCATTAGAAGCATGAATCATACAATGTTTTCGCATCTTTCCAGCCTTCATTGAGCAAGaatatatttcctttaatttctaaGGTGGAAGATTTCATAATGAGTGTTAAGTATAACCCACTTTGCCTCTGTAGGCACTATGCATTGTGCTTCCTTTGTTACCTGCATACAACAGATTGTCAAAATAGAATCATTATATGTATGAGTAAAGCTCAGAGCAGTTAATGATTTATTTACAGtcatatatgtttttaatgaaaaaatctgCAGTAAATTTAGCTTTCTGAATTCAAGTGTACTAATCTCCTTAATATACTTTGTTTCTatgttatataaataaacatggcacaagaaagagaatattttaatttgtaagcTGACTGTGCTTTGTTCCAGGGTGGTACATGAATATCTCAGGGTTGgtattgcttttctgtttcttaggttgttttttttatttttcagaatacaGTTTGTTgggttttgctgttgttatttatGGGAAAGAGGATGCCTCTTGGGCTAGTATACTGCAGAGATGAGTGGTCAAGTAAGAATGTTTCTtctttcacaaaattaaaaaaaataatttttggaatgCTTGCAAGAGTTTGTAATTCAGAGAACAGGGCATGGGAGAGAAAGGAGCCCAGACTCCCGACATGAGGCCAGACCTCAGCAGACACATGGCCAATAAATGAGGTCGCCTGTGGAGTGTGGTCATGGGGATTACGAACTACATTTTAATCTGGATATTTTCCTGTTCCATCTAGAAAAGTACATATATCCAGTCCATCAAGTTTGCCTAAACATATAATGCACAGTGACCATCCATTAGTAGTGTTTTGGGGAATGAAGGTGGACAAGCTGTGGCTACAACTGGCGAAAACCAGGTAGAAAGAGTACACTTTGTCAGGAGATAAAATGGTGAATTAAGGCTCAAATTAGAAAGAAGGGatctagaaagaaaaatgatggaaaaCAAAAGCCTATATTTATGAGTCTTGTCTTTTTTCTGGAAGGCCCTAGAGATATTATGGGGGGTACAGGATTTGTCTGTATAGGATAAAAATTTAAGCtgttttatattagaaaaaaatttaaatccaccAGCCTCCATCCCTTTGGTATAACCTGGGCCCAACTAAATCACTCTTGCTTTTATTGGATTCTACATGCTACCTCTTTATTGATTCTCAGGTGTAAAATTCTCAATCTGTGGTTAGAACTatgataatttgaaagaaaacatttagtGAATAAATCAAGTTGTGACAATGTCTTTTCTGGAATAGGATATtggattattttgatttttctttttaatatcttaatattatctatttatttatttatttatttattttagtggtaGAATTTCAAATATACTAGTAtttgcattaaatgtaaatgcagtTGGTATTCTAGTAAAAAGATAAAGACTTTCAGACTGtataaaatatgctttttgaTACATTAATGGCACaaaattagaggaaaacaaacaaaagaatgaagatatgctatgcaaatattaaaacattaaacagaTGAGGGGCAGAATCTAGTTCTTCAGCAACTTTCCAATAGCTAATGTAAACTATTACATGCCAAAATAAATCTAAGACTCTAAACCTGctcaatattttttccaaaagaatattCCTCTAAATAAAATATCCTAATATAAATATAGTCAATCTTATTTTGTTTCCCAGAGAGATAATCTTTTCTCAATATCTCCCCATGCATGATAGAGGTAGAAGCAGTCTTAAAGTCAAAAAAATGACTATGAGGGAAACCATTCATCAGAGGAAACTCTCAAAGGAACAGTAGTATTTCTCCTTGGCCAGTAATATATTATTAGGAAGTTacacagggtgtggagaaagagaTGCAGTATTTGACCTGCTTTTGACAGCTTCCTAATGTCAACAGGTGAGTGTGTGGGGAAACACGCACTCCCAACTGCTGTTAGGAATACACGTGACTTGGAGGATTCTTGGCCCTATTTGGTAGATGGATTACCATTTACCAATATCCAGTTTATCCTTCCTGTGGGAAAATTATCCTTCTTTCCCCCTTGAAGCCAGTGATAGTCATAGGACTTGCTGCGGACAATGAAATACGAGCAGAAATGATGTGTGTCACTTCTTGGCTTTAAAAGCAAATGTAAGCTATAGTCGATTCTCATTATTTACAGTAGTTCTGTTCTATAAAGTCTCTATGAATAGTGAAAGAGCAAATCCTAAGTCATTGCTTTTAGGAGAAATACATGGATAGGTTCCTTTCTATCAACTGAACAATGCAACTAATAATACAtgctttttatatgtttctgcttaaagaaaaattattgaatatatatttcttacaaataattaattaaatgcaATATTTCTTCATAGTAAAACAGTAGTTaaaaaggtttctttttctttttgctcctggACGTGACTGTAAATAGCTTATTTTTCAGCCTTGCAACAATACTAtccactatttttttaattggttgttcTCTCATGAACCCACAAATttaactatttttcatttttcctatagCTTTAGATGTTATATATAGTTTGAATCTTAATACTGTAGATGCTACTTTAGCCCTTTCTGGAGCAGCCTCACATGCAGATAGGcaaatctcctcttccttttcctggatGTACTATATTGTTGATTCAGTAACACCAAACTCGCAGCCAACAGGCCTTAATAAAGTTTATCAAACACATTATTTTCTCCagaaggcacatcacagccttcttatGCTTAGGAACATTAGACAGCACTTCAACACTATGCTTGGggccattttaaaaagcaaaatcactAACAACAAATCACAAAACATGAAAAAGTGGCACTAAGTAGACCACAGTAAATGCTACTTGTTTAtagtatgagagctgaaacaagggGGCACTGCATCACCTTGTTTGATCTCAGATGGAAACATGTACATTGGGCAACTTGAATTTTTTGCCATTCTGTGCATGCCTGTGAATGACCACACAGCCCTGTAAGTATTGTATTGGTGGTtgcttacaaataaattttagcaagtaggcaaATTTCCAGACACAGAGTACAAATGGGGACCAGCTCTACAACTTTATGTTCCACACACTGGCTGCTTCATTACTCCAGGCAGTGTGGAGACCTCACTGACTGTGGATGAACATGTAGCATGAGTCAAAACTAACCTTTTGTGTTTTATGTCTCTTAAACTTTGGGACTGTTGGTTACTGCAATGTAACCTAGACTACCCTGACTTAAACACTACTTGACCTAGAAATTCCACTGCAAAATCATCTGACAAATATATTCATGTCATCTGAACTAAGACATGTGAAGAAGGGTGTAGAATATTTATAGAAGAACACACAAGAAACCAATAACTCTGATCAACTCTGATAATCAGGATTAGAGAATTGAAGTGGCCCTTTgttttcactgaatattttttaattgtttaagattgcatatattgttttttataaaaagataaaaataaatttaaaaattaatcaaattgaaataatgtatgtatttttaaaaaattagcctttaggttttcctttaaaattaggaaaacataTGGTATACTAGATTGAAAATTTCTAGGAGGCTTAGAAATTATCTTTGTCAATGGATTATTTTATTGTTGGGGGGCAATTATTTCATTACAATGTGGCATTGACTCACTAATATAGGCATATTATCTAAGTAAATCATAAAGAATATTGTTCAATAGACcgacatttctttgtttttttttttcgcaTCAAGTTGGACTAAAATGTAGAAAAAAGATATGTGGACTCAGGTTGTACTCAGTAAATCTATGGATACCTGTAGACAAGACAGAAAGATTATAATAATAAGGATAATGTTTTTGATAGAAAAATATGTTGAGTGAGTGTGAGGGTAGAAAAATTatggtagtttttattttcagaatgttttctGAAATACCGTTGTCACCttaaattttcaattaatttaatgaATAGCTATAGTAAAATTTCTGAGGAAAAATTTATAAATGAGGTGCATTTTTattctgaagaatatttttacaAAGAGGTAGCGTTCTCGCATTTATCAAAAGATTATGAGTCACTGTTTCTGGAATAAAATCACTTACTCCTCTGATACTTTTTGGTCATGTTCCAGTGATCTTCTAGACAGGTAAGCTGCAAAGAGTTGGTGCCCACTGATAGCAAACTAGGCTCACAATCAATGTACTGACTCCTCCAGGAAGCAGGGCTATGATGGCTTCTCAACTACTCTGCTGCCATATTCCCCTAATGATGCTTTTGGGTccaaaataagagaataaaactGCTGTTACTtagaaacaaata
The genomic region above belongs to Hippopotamus amphibius kiboko isolate mHipAmp2 chromosome 9, mHipAmp2.hap2, whole genome shotgun sequence and contains:
- the LOC130860928 gene encoding olfactory receptor 145-like; translation: MALGNNSFLTEFILLGLTDQPDLQLPLFFLFLGMYMVTVMGNLGLIILIVLNSHLHTPMYFFLFNLSYVDLCYSSVFTPKMLINFISKNIISYMGCMTQLYFFSFFVISEIHVLTSMAYDRYVAICKPLLYNIVMSPKVCSSLMLGSYLMAFSGAMAHTGCMLRLTFCDASIINHYLCDILPLLQLSCTSTYINELVVFIVVGINITVPSLTIFISYGLIFSNILHICSTEGKSKAFSTCSSHIIAVSLFFGSGAFMYLKPSSAGSLDERKISSLFYTNVVAMMNPLIYSLRNKDVKIALRKTVSLNKVYQTHYFLQKAHHSLLMLRNIRQHFNTMLGAILKSKITNNKSQNMKKWH